The Geminocystis sp. NIES-3708 genomic sequence GCGGAAATTAAGCCATGACTAATCATTTGTAAGATGGAAGCATTAATGCTTAGTCTGGTTGTTGCGGCGGCGGCTAACAATATGTAAGCCATGTGTGCAATTGATGAATAAGCGACTACTTTTTTCATGTCTTTTTGGGCAATGGCACAACAAGCACCATATAAAGCACTTATTCCCGCTAAAATTGCTAAGTAAGGTGCACAAATTACCCAAGCATCTCGGAAAAAGCCGATACCAAAACGTAATAATCCATAAGTGCCGAGTTTTAGTAAGACTCCAGCTAATAAAACAGAAACAGGAGTACTAGCTTCTACGTGGGCATCTGGTAGCCAAGTATGAAAGGGAAATATCGGGATTTTGATAAATAAACCGATTAAAAGGGGAATTAATAGCAAAATTTGACTATTTAATGTCAATGAATGAGATTTTAAGGGCTCAAATGCGAAAGTTGTTTCACCACTTAACCAGACTAAACCGAGGAAGGAGATTAAGACTAAAAATCCTGATAAGGCGGTATAGAGTAAAAATTTCATCGCCGCATAACCTCTTTTTGCACCACCCCATACAGCAATAAGAAAATATAACGGCACAATTTCTATTTCATAGAAAAGGAAAAAGAGAAGTAAATTTTGGGCTAAAAATGCGCCCGCAACACCTCCACTTAATAGTAAAATCATTCCATAATAAAAACGAGGGCGCTGTATATCTTTGGGAGTAATATAAAGGGCAATTAGTGTTAATAAACTATTGAGGCAAAGGAGAGGAAAAGATAAACCATCAATGCCTAAATCATACCCCAAGCCAAGCCAATTTAACCAGACAAAATTTTCAGTAAATTGTAAATCAGTAATTTCAGTATTAAAATTTAATCCTAATATAATATTAAGACTAAAGATGATTACTGCTATTATTAAAGAAATATTTTTATAAATTAAAGCATTTTTAAAGCTAGGTAAAAAACAAATAACAATAGCAGAAACTATAGGAATCCAAATAAATAAACTCAGCATTTTTATTAATAAATAGTGATTAAAAAGACTAGCAGACTGGAAGACTAGGAGAATTTTATTTATTAATTTCTCATTCCTAACTCCAGCAAGTAAGCATTAGACACAAGTGTAAAATTTTTAAAAATCTATTTTAAGTGAAAAATTATCAATTTTAATAACTATTGCCTATTGCCTGACTTCTACAAGAAGTCTATTAAAATAATGACCAATAATTGATAATATTTTCCCATTGTCCGCTTAAAATTAACCACATCAATAAGCTAACACCAATAAGAATAGTCATGATATAAAATTGTGATTGTCCAGAAGTGTTATATTTAAGAGCATTACCGCTAAAAATGGTTACTAAGCTCACAAGATTGACTATTCCATCAATAACATAGCGATCGCACCATGTGGTAAGTTTAGCTAAATTAGACACAAAAGCTACTACTGTAAACTGATAGATTTTATCAAGGTAAAAATCGTAGGCTAAAAGATCTTGAATAACACGAATAGACTTCTCTACGGGGCGATTCCATCCTCTTCTTAAAGGAGCAAAAGTACCAATCAAGCAACCAATTAAGCCAGAAGCTATTATCAAAAATAATCCGTAATTGGTTGGAAAACTATCGTTATTGATAATAGGAGTAATATTATTTAACCACTGAGAATAATTTAAAGGTACAAGAGGTGCAACTAAAGTAATGATCGTTAAAGATACCATCGGTATGGCCATTTGCCAAGGTACTTCTGGTGCACGACGACTTTTTGCTTGAGGTTTACCGAGAAAGACTAAACGAAAAACTCTGGTGAAATTCAAGGCATTAACAAAATTAACGATTAATAAAATAATTAATAACCACCACGTAACTTTTAAGTTACCGTTAAACCAACGACTAAAAGTCATTAACATTCCTAGAGGTAATAACCCTACAATTCCAGCACTTCCTGTCATATAAGCCAATGTTGTTGCGGGCATTTTTGACCAAATTCCTCCCAATTCGGTGATATTTTGACTAGTGGTTGTTAAAATTATTGAACCTGCACTCATAAACAATAAAGCTTTTGCCACCCCATGAGTAAATAATATCAAAAAAGCAATATCCACATGACCCATACCCACAGCGATAAATACTAAACCTAAATAAGCACTGGTAGAATGACAAAGAGTACGCTTGAGGTCTATTTGTGCCAAGGCAATTAATGAGCCTCCAATAGCACTAATTCCACCGATAACGATTAAAGTATTTGTGACGACAGGGGAAAGGTTAAAAACTGGCTCCAATTTTATTAATACATAAGCACCAGCAGAAACAACAATAGAGTTTCTCATGATACTAGCAGGATTTGGTCCTTCCATACCTTCATCTAGCCAGAGATTTAAAGGAAATTGAGCACATTTGCCGATAGGTCCAGAAATTAAAGCTAAACCAATCAAAGTTACTGTAAAAGTAGGTAAAGGAGAAATTTCTGCCCATTTTTGCAGTTCTGAGAAACTTAGTCCTGCTCCGTCACTCGAAAGTGCGACAATTCCCATCAATAAAAGAATGTCTCCTACTCGTTTTGTTAAAAAGGCATCTCTAGCGGCAGTAACAACTAATGGTTGTGCATACCAAAAACCTACTAATAAATATGTGGAAAGAGTTAGTAACTCTAACAATCCATAGCTTAGTAAAAGAGAGTTACTTAATGCTAATCCTCCCAATGCTGCTTCAAAAAATCCCATTAAACCAAAAAATCTGGCGATCGCCCAATCTTTCTCCATGTAACCTAACGCAAATATTTGAGCCAGAAGACTGATACCACTCACTAACTGCAATGCACCAACACTAACAGGAGAAATTTCGATAGCAAAAGATAAATCTAAATCAGCAATACTAAACCAAGGAAAAATAATATTTTGAGCTGGTTTGTGCCAAATATGAGCATAAACAATACTATCATGTATAAAAGATAGTACTGTCATAAAGATATTGATATAAGCGGCTGGTCGTGGCCCTGTCTTATGAATAAAACCTAATGCCCAAGGCAGACTTAAAACTGCACCCAATAAACCATATAAAGGCACTAACCAAATATAATGTACTAAAAAATCTATCATTCTTACTTTTTTATATTGATATTAATCATCAAAACATATGGGATCAATCTTATAGCAATGTGTTAATCAATGATCAGATTTCTCTATAAAAGATTCTGATACCATTGTCAATTTTCTATAATTGACTTAGGAAAAAAGTTTTGATAGAGATAAAAAATTACTTTGAATTTTAGTATAGTTAATTATTCATGAAAAAAAGGTATAAAAAATATAGAAATAGAAATGGGTAATAATTAAATCATTAAGCTATTCAATTTTATTATTTATTATCATAATCTATCTGGAATATTTAGTACAAAATTATGGCAAAAACTTATTTTATTAGTCATAGCAATCAAGATTTAGAAAAAATTTATCGCACAACTATTTTATGGTTTAAAGGAAAACAATATGAAGTAGAAGGAACGGAAAAACAAGGTATTTATTTGATTCAAGCTAGAAAAACGAGTACAATTAGAACATTATTAGGTTCAAATTTAGCCTTTAAAATTCAGATTTATTTCTCTAATGATAAATTGATTAATAATAAAGAATTAATAGTCGAAACTACAAGGGGAAAATGGATTCAAAATATTGCTGGGGCGAGTTTTGCTGGTATTTTCACCAGTGGCTTTACCATTATGACTGGTATTGCTACTGCTGGATGGGGATTTTTGCTAGAAAATGAGTTAATTGCTTACCTCGAAAATGAACTTAATTTTAAGCGAGTTAATACAGATATTTCTAATGAGGATAATCAAGATATTTCCAGACCTAATAATAACAATACTTCTACGAATATTTCTCAAAATACAGAAGAAAAGCGTATCATTAATGAATTAGAAGCAGAAATTAATAAACTAGAAATTGCTTTTACTGATGAAATTTTAACAGAAGCAGAATTTACCAGAAAAAAAGCTATTTTAGAAAGAAAAATTGATGATTATGAAGTTAATTTAGTTATCGAAGAAAAAATTGCTAAATTGCAAGATGCTTTTTCTCAAGGTATATTAGATCAGATGGAATATGAAGAAAAAGTTCATGAACTAGAAGCTAATATGAGAGAAACAATTTTACAAGAAAGACGATTAGAACGAAATAAAATCAAAATTATTAAGTTAAAAGAGGCTTTCAATAATGGAATTATTACCAAAGAAGAATACCAACGGAAAATAGCTAATTTATGACTTATATTTATCAATAAAAAAATAGCATTACTATTATTTATTTTTGGGTGAATGGTATTCACCCTTACCAGTTAATTAATTATTTACATTCTTTCTAACACTGAAATTCCTAATAAAGATAAACCTAATTTAATAACTTTTGCCGTTAAATCAGCTAAAACTAAACGAGATAATTTAATTTTTTCTTCCGCTTGTAAAATAGGACATTGATCATAAAATTGGTTAAATTTTTGACTTAATTCAAATAAATATAAACAAAGACGATTAGGTAATAAATCTTTTTCTACTTCTTTGATAATAAAATCTAATTGTAAAAGATGTTTTGCTAATACTAATTCACTGTCTTGTGTAAAAATAATAGGAGTTTCAGAATTGAGATTATTTAAATCAATATTACCTTTTCTGCTAATACCTTGCACTCTAACATAAACATATAAAAGATAAGGTGCAGTATTACCTTGTAAAGATAACATTTTATCATAACTAAATTTATAATCAGTGGTACGATTTTGGCTTAAATCTGCATATTTTACAGCACTTAAACCCACAATTTTACTTACTTGATTAATAAAGTCTTCCGTTTCATTTCTTTCTTCAGTTTGCAAACGTTTTTGTAAGTCTAATTTGGCTCGATTGACAGCTTCATCTAATAAGTCTTTTAAGCGAATAGTTTCACCAGATCTTGTCTTGATTTTTTTGCCATCTTCTGCTAAAACTAAACCAAAAGGTACATGAACTAATTCTACATTTTCAGGGATAAAATTAGCTTTTTTTGCTACTTGAAAAACTTGAGCAAAATGATTAGATTGCCCTGCATCAGTTACATAAATTATTCGACGTGCTTTATCTTCATTGATACGATATTTTAAAGCGGCTAAGTCGGTAGTTGCATAATTATATCCACCATCAGATTTTTGTACAATTAAGGGTAATGGATTACCTTCTTTATTGACAAAACCATCGAGAAAAACACATTTTGCCCCTTGATCTTCTGTTAAAATATTAGCATCTTCTAAATCAGTAATAATATCTTGTAAAAAAGGATTATAAAAAGATTCTCCTCTTTCAGTTAATTTTATGTCTAATAGTTGATAAATAATTTCAAATTCTCGACGAGATTGCTCACATAATAATTGCCATGCTTTGATACTTTCAGGATCTTTACTCTGTAATTTTACTACTTCTTGACGTGCTTGTTCTTGAAAATCTAAATCTTGATCAAATTTTATTTTTGCTTGTTTATAAAGAGTAACTAAATCACCTATTTCAACAGCATTTGCAGTAGTTAAAACTTCTGGTTTTTCTGTTCTTAAATAGTTAATTAACATCCCAAATTGAGTACCCCAATCCCCCACATGATTTAGTCTTAAAACATTATAACCTCTTAATTCTAATATTCGAGCAATACTATCACCAATAATAGTAGATCTTAAATGTCCAACGTGCATTTCTTTCGCAATATTTGGACTGGAAAAATCAACTATAATATTATAAGATTCATCACTTTTTGTTATTCCTAAATAATCATCTTGATAAGCTAATTTTATTTTTTTAGCAATATATTCAGGTTTAATTTTTATATTAATAAATCCAGGTCCTGCAATTTCTAAAGGTTCACAAAAATTATCTAATTTAACATTATTGATTATAGTCTGAGCGATCAATCTTGGAGGTTGTTGTAAGGTTTTTGCTAAAGATAAAGCAACGTTGCATTGATAGTCGCCAAATTTAGGATTACTAGCGGGTACTACTAAAGGATCTATACTTGAAAGTTCATCGCCAAAGGCTTGAATTAAAGCAGAAGTAAAAAGATTTCTAAGTTTGTCAATCATCAAAAAATTAGGAAATAAAGATAATTTTATTGTCAATTGTCCCTTGTTAATTGTCAATTATTCTTGCGGATATTGATCCCAAAGAGTACAATTTTGACGAATACTGCGATAGTCACCATTACCGATAATTAAATGATCTAATATAGGAATACCAATGATTTTTGCACTTTGTAGTAACTGTTCTGTTAATGTTAAATCTTGTATGGAAGGTTCAAGATTGCCAGAAGGATGATTATGGGCGATAATGACATTGGTAGCTGATTTACGTATTGCCTCACGAAATAGTTCACGGGGATGAATCAATGTTTCTGTAGCAATGCCGATAGTAATAACTTGAGTACTAATTAAGGCATTTTTCGTATCTAATAATAATACTGCAAAACGTTCTTGATTTTGCCACATTAAATCGTGACTAAAGGCAGATGCCGCGGCATTTGGACTATCTATAATAGCTTTAATAGAAGGGCGAAATTGGAAAGTACGTTTACCTAATTCTATACCTGCAAGGATTGTTGTAGCCTTAGCTGGTCCAATTCCTTGAATTTTCATTAATTCCAAAGGTGAAATTTCTCGCAATACATCAAGAGGATCTTGTTTATTTTGACTAAGTTGATTCAGGATATATTGTGCCAAGCCAACTGCCGATAATTTGCCTTTTCCTTGTCCTGTAGCTAATAATATAGCAATTAACTCCGCAGAGCTTAAATTTTTAGCTCCTAACTCCATTAATCTTTCTCTAGGACGTTCACTTAAAGGTAAATCGGCAATTCTTAGATTGTAAACCATAATTTATTACAAAACTAATATTTTTATCATGGTAAATCTTTTTTACTACATAGAAGCAAAAACGTCCAAAATTATTTAAAATACTTTTTGTTACAATATAAAATAATTAATCTAAGTTACTGTTACCATGGAAAATCTTTCTAATAATCCTAAAATATCAGTTTCGCCAGTACAACATCTCAAAAATTTAGGCAATAAATTAATTAAAACAACTTTTTTAATTGGCATTCCAGTCACTATTTTATATATTGTCAATCTTCCTTATCCAGCCATTCGTCGCCCTATATCAGCAAAAATGCCTATGCTGTTATTACCAAGTCAAATTTACACTGAATATCATTTTAAAAAATCTATCAGTTTAGTGGAACAAGCAGAACAATTAATTGATAATGCTACCAGTATTGACGATTTTCGGTTAGGGGAAACAAAGTTACTCGAAGCAAAACAAAGTTTAAATGCTATTCCCGTTAACTATGGTAATGACTTGCTTGGTGGTAGTTATGGTTATGGTTATAATTGGCGTTTTTCTATTTTTGGCTTTCAGGAAATGCGTCGTCAAGTAGGGGAATTAGAAGCTAAGGTTTTTCAAGAAAAAAATGCTCAAACTCTTTTGCAAAAAGCTGAATCAGCTTTTAATGAAGCTAAAAATAATTATCAAAATGCTGAAAATTCTAATCAACAACAACAGGCTATCATACAATGGCGATCGGCAATTAATAATTTAGAAGAAATTCCCGTAAGCACTTTAGCAGGAAAAAAAGCACAGCAAAAACTTAATCGTCATCGAGAAGAATTAGAAGCAATAGTAGGAAATATTGCAGAAACAGAAAAATTAACGACAATAATAGCTTCATCTCAACAATTTTCTAGTAAAGCAGCTATATTATCTAAAAATCCTCCTTATAAACCTGAAAAATGGACAGAAATTGCAAAATTATGGCAAATGGCAATTGATGAATTACAGCAAGTTTCTATCGATGATGGAAAAGGATATATAAAAGCAAAAAAATTAATAGCAGAATATGAAGCTAATTTATCAGAAATAAAACTACGCAAAACTCAAGAAGAAAACTCAATTATTGCTTTAAATTATGCAAAGAGTGAAATACAAAAATTAGTAGCAAATAATCCTAGCAATTCTAATGAATTAAATCTGAATCAAACTATTGCTGATATTCAAGATATTATCAACCAATTAAATCAAGTGGAAAAAGGTACAACTTCTTATAATGAAGCACAAAAATTAAAAGAATTTGCGAATAAAAAACTGAAACAATTAACTCTTAAAAATTGAAAATAAATAATCAATTATAGTAAAAAAAATTAAAATGGAAAATATTGGGCATTTAGGAGAAAAAGTTATCGCTCAATGGTTAATCAGAAAAGGCTATGATATTTTATATTTTCGTTGGCGTTGTCGATGGGGAGAAATTGATTTAATTGCGAAAGATAATAAATCTGATATTTTGATATTTATTGAAGTTAAAACTCGTAAAATTCGTAACTGGGATAGTGATGGTATTTTTGCGATTAATGATACTAAGCAAGAAAAATTATTATTAACTGCTGAAACTTTTTTAAGTGAAAATTCTTCTTTTTCTAATCTTAATTGTCGTTTCGATATTGCACTATTAAACTATTATAAAAAATCTTCTTTTAATCAAGAAGAAACTACTTTCATTATCAATGATAAAAATATCAGCTATCAAGGTTATCAATTTTGTATCATTGACTATATTGAAAATGCTTTTAACTAATGTATAAATTTTAATTTTACTGTATCTGAAAGTTGATAGTTAACACCTTTAAAAATCTCACAACTCACATAGTAAGGCTACTATGGTTTATTATGATTAAAATCATCTCAGTATGATGTAAAAAACCTTGAGAAATAAAAGTTTAAGACTGATGACAGACAAAATTTTACCCACTTAAAATAATAAAATTTGATCAAGAATTACAAAAAATCAATTTTAATAATGTTTAAGTCTATTTTATCCTAGTCTTCTAATCTCATCTTTGCTAACAAATTTATATAGAACTAAGGTAAGATCATATTTATTACCAAGTCGCAAATCAAGTTATTTCTCTCCATAGAAGAGCTTTCTTCTCACAAATTTTATCTAGAATGGGTCAATATGACTATTAAAAAATTACCCACTAACGTTATTAAATTAATTGCCGCTGGAGAAGTTATCGATTCTTTTACTGCAGTGGTAAGAGAATTAGTAGAAAATAGTTTAGACGCTAAAGCCACTCGTATTGTTATCTGTGTTTACCCTGAATCATGGAG encodes the following:
- the argS gene encoding arginine--tRNA ligase, whose translation is MIDKLRNLFTSALIQAFGDELSSIDPLVVPASNPKFGDYQCNVALSLAKTLQQPPRLIAQTIINNVKLDNFCEPLEIAGPGFINIKIKPEYIAKKIKLAYQDDYLGITKSDESYNIIVDFSSPNIAKEMHVGHLRSTIIGDSIARILELRGYNVLRLNHVGDWGTQFGMLINYLRTEKPEVLTTANAVEIGDLVTLYKQAKIKFDQDLDFQEQARQEVVKLQSKDPESIKAWQLLCEQSRREFEIIYQLLDIKLTERGESFYNPFLQDIITDLEDANILTEDQGAKCVFLDGFVNKEGNPLPLIVQKSDGGYNYATTDLAALKYRINEDKARRIIYVTDAGQSNHFAQVFQVAKKANFIPENVELVHVPFGLVLAEDGKKIKTRSGETIRLKDLLDEAVNRAKLDLQKRLQTEERNETEDFINQVSKIVGLSAVKYADLSQNRTTDYKFSYDKMLSLQGNTAPYLLYVYVRVQGISRKGNIDLNNLNSETPIIFTQDSELVLAKHLLQLDFIIKEVEKDLLPNRLCLYLFELSQKFNQFYDQCPILQAEEKIKLSRLVLADLTAKVIKLGLSLLGISVLERM
- the radC gene encoding DNA repair protein RadC gives rise to the protein MVYNLRIADLPLSERPRERLMELGAKNLSSAELIAILLATGQGKGKLSAVGLAQYILNQLSQNKQDPLDVLREISPLELMKIQGIGPAKATTILAGIELGKRTFQFRPSIKAIIDSPNAAASAFSHDLMWQNQERFAVLLLDTKNALISTQVITIGIATETLIHPRELFREAIRKSATNVIIAHNHPSGNLEPSIQDLTLTEQLLQSAKIIGIPILDHLIIGNGDYRSIRQNCTLWDQYPQE
- a CDS encoding NADH-quinone oxidoreductase subunit M codes for the protein MLSLFIWIPIVSAIVICFLPSFKNALIYKNISLIIAVIIFSLNIILGLNFNTEITDLQFTENFVWLNWLGLGYDLGIDGLSFPLLCLNSLLTLIALYITPKDIQRPRFYYGMILLLSGGVAGAFLAQNLLLFFLFYEIEIVPLYFLIAVWGGAKRGYAAMKFLLYTALSGFLVLISFLGLVWLSGETTFAFEPLKSHSLTLNSQILLLIPLLIGLFIKIPIFPFHTWLPDAHVEASTPVSVLLAGVLLKLGTYGLLRFGIGFFRDAWVICAPYLAILAGISALYGACCAIAQKDMKKVVAYSSIAHMAYILLAAAATTRLSINASILQMISHGLISAMLFILVGIVYKKTGSRDVDYLKGLLNPEKGLPITGSLMIVAVMASSGIPGMVGFISEFLVFRGSFPVFPIPTLLCLIGTGLTAVYFLLMVNKVFFGRLTPELSNLPKVLWSEKIPALILAFIIVIFGLQPHLMTRWSETQATAILYGNQQVTINHS
- a CDS encoding SHOCT domain-containing protein, producing MAKTYFISHSNQDLEKIYRTTILWFKGKQYEVEGTEKQGIYLIQARKTSTIRTLLGSNLAFKIQIYFSNDKLINNKELIVETTRGKWIQNIAGASFAGIFTSGFTIMTGIATAGWGFLLENELIAYLENELNFKRVNTDISNEDNQDISRPNNNNTSTNISQNTEEKRIINELEAEINKLEIAFTDEILTEAEFTRKKAILERKIDDYEVNLVIEEKIAKLQDAFSQGILDQMEYEEKVHELEANMRETILQERRLERNKIKIIKLKEAFNNGIITKEEYQRKIANL
- a CDS encoding YraN family protein, with amino-acid sequence MENIGHLGEKVIAQWLIRKGYDILYFRWRCRWGEIDLIAKDNKSDILIFIEVKTRKIRNWDSDGIFAINDTKQEKLLLTAETFLSENSSFSNLNCRFDIALLNYYKKSSFNQEETTFIINDKNISYQGYQFCIIDYIENAFN
- a CDS encoding NAD(P)H-quinone oxidoreductase subunit F translates to MIDFLVHYIWLVPLYGLLGAVLSLPWALGFIHKTGPRPAAYINIFMTVLSFIHDSIVYAHIWHKPAQNIIFPWFSIADLDLSFAIEISPVSVGALQLVSGISLLAQIFALGYMEKDWAIARFFGLMGFFEAALGGLALSNSLLLSYGLLELLTLSTYLLVGFWYAQPLVVTAARDAFLTKRVGDILLLMGIVALSSDGAGLSFSELQKWAEISPLPTFTVTLIGLALISGPIGKCAQFPLNLWLDEGMEGPNPASIMRNSIVVSAGAYVLIKLEPVFNLSPVVTNTLIVIGGISAIGGSLIALAQIDLKRTLCHSTSAYLGLVFIAVGMGHVDIAFLILFTHGVAKALLFMSAGSIILTTTSQNITELGGIWSKMPATTLAYMTGSAGIVGLLPLGMLMTFSRWFNGNLKVTWWLLIILLIVNFVNALNFTRVFRLVFLGKPQAKSRRAPEVPWQMAIPMVSLTIITLVAPLVPLNYSQWLNNITPIINNDSFPTNYGLFLIIASGLIGCLIGTFAPLRRGWNRPVEKSIRVIQDLLAYDFYLDKIYQFTVVAFVSNLAKLTTWCDRYVIDGIVNLVSLVTIFSGNALKYNTSGQSQFYIMTILIGVSLLMWLILSGQWENIINYWSLF